A single window of Rhizobium sp. NLR16a DNA harbors:
- a CDS encoding cytochrome c peroxidase, whose amino-acid sequence MRFLVAASLFAMAAAQSAAADLSAYKRPLTVPFEKVTPYSPQLATLGKMLFFDPRLSGNKNMTCASCHNPSFGFETPVKTPIGAANTALARQAPTVLNVAWVSPFFWDGRAKNLEDQAAGPITAAAEMNGKLETAVTEMQNIPDKAWFGEVFPDKGITRETILTAIATYERTVVSNWSPFDRWVDGDEKAVSDSAKRGFEVFTSSAGCSACHSGWNFTDNKFHDIGLPDEDIGRFKIDPSSPNNQHAFKTPGLRNTLYRGPYMHDGSLKSMDEVIAHYESGGVGRPSQDPAMMPFLLTDQERDDLIAFLGTLTAEKQDIPLPTLPN is encoded by the coding sequence ATGCGTTTTCTGGTTGCAGCTTCCCTTTTTGCAATGGCCGCAGCCCAGTCCGCGGCGGCCGATCTTTCCGCCTACAAAAGGCCGCTGACGGTGCCTTTCGAGAAAGTGACGCCCTATTCGCCGCAACTCGCGACGCTCGGCAAGATGCTGTTCTTCGATCCCCGGCTTTCCGGCAACAAGAACATGACCTGCGCCAGCTGTCATAATCCTTCCTTCGGCTTCGAGACGCCGGTGAAGACACCGATCGGCGCGGCCAATACCGCGCTCGCCCGCCAGGCGCCGACAGTCCTGAACGTCGCGTGGGTCTCACCCTTCTTCTGGGACGGCCGCGCGAAGAACCTGGAGGATCAGGCGGCAGGCCCCATCACCGCAGCCGCCGAGATGAACGGCAAGCTCGAAACTGCTGTCACCGAAATGCAGAACATTCCCGACAAGGCGTGGTTCGGCGAAGTCTTCCCCGATAAAGGGATCACAAGGGAGACGATTCTGACGGCGATCGCCACCTATGAGCGGACAGTGGTTTCCAACTGGTCGCCCTTCGACCGGTGGGTGGACGGCGACGAGAAGGCGGTTTCCGACAGCGCCAAGCGCGGCTTCGAGGTCTTCACCAGCAGCGCCGGCTGCTCCGCCTGCCACTCAGGCTGGAATTTCACTGACAACAAGTTTCATGACATCGGCCTGCCGGATGAGGATATAGGCCGCTTCAAGATTGATCCGAGCAGCCCGAACAATCAGCATGCTTTCAAGACGCCGGGCCTGCGCAACACGCTCTATCGCGGCCCCTATATGCACGACGGCAGCCTGAAGAGCATGGACGAGGTGATCGCCCACTACGAAAGCGGTGGCGTCGGCCGCCCCTCGCAAGATCCCGCCATGATGCCCTTCTTGCTGACTGACCAGGAGCGCGATGATCTGATCGCCTTTTTGGGAACTCTGACCGCCGAAAAGCAGGACATTCCCCTGCCGACGTTGCCGAACTGA
- a CDS encoding hydrogen peroxide-inducible genes activator, whose translation MKKLTLKQLRYFEALARDGRFRRAADACAISQPALSMQIKELEQELGGELFERSAREVKLTPFGQSFALRVRDILRAVDELGEFARASRESFLTRLRIGVIPTIAPYLLPAIINDLNETFAGIQIEVRETQTGKLVHELAQGQLDMAIVALPVSEPSLTELELFREEFVLVRRQEDGDKPVPEREALREMRLLLLEEGHCFRDQALSFCKVGPARPREIMEGSSLSTLVQMVGAGIGVTLIPEMAVPVETRSAHVSISRFPSPQPSRTIGMVWRNSTPMAKQLQEVADAVRRSAETMREQHMGG comes from the coding sequence ATGAAGAAACTTACCCTGAAACAGCTCCGTTATTTTGAAGCCCTGGCGCGGGATGGCCGCTTCCGCCGCGCCGCCGACGCCTGCGCCATCTCTCAGCCGGCGCTCTCCATGCAGATCAAAGAACTCGAGCAGGAATTGGGCGGCGAACTCTTCGAGCGAAGCGCGCGCGAGGTCAAGCTTACCCCATTCGGCCAGAGCTTTGCCCTAAGGGTCCGCGACATCCTGCGCGCCGTCGATGAGCTAGGGGAATTCGCCCGCGCTTCGCGCGAATCCTTCCTCACGCGTCTTCGCATCGGCGTCATCCCGACGATCGCGCCCTATCTGCTGCCGGCAATTATAAACGATCTCAACGAAACCTTCGCCGGAATTCAGATCGAGGTGCGCGAGACGCAGACAGGCAAGCTGGTTCATGAACTGGCGCAGGGCCAGCTCGATATGGCGATCGTGGCGCTGCCGGTGTCGGAACCCTCGCTCACCGAACTCGAGCTTTTCAGGGAGGAGTTCGTGCTGGTCAGGCGGCAGGAGGACGGAGACAAGCCGGTGCCCGAGCGCGAGGCGCTGCGCGAAATGCGGCTGCTGCTGCTCGAAGAGGGCCACTGCTTCCGCGATCAAGCGCTGTCCTTCTGCAAGGTGGGCCCTGCCCGTCCTCGGGAGATCATGGAAGGCAGCTCGCTCTCCACTCTCGTCCAGATGGTCGGCGCCGGCATCGGCGTGACACTGATCCCGGAGATGGCCGTTCCCGTCGAAACACGCTCGGCCCATGTCTCGATCTCCCGCTTCCCCTCGCCACAGCCCTCGCGAACGATCGGCATGGTCTGGCGCAATTCGACACCGATGGCCAAGCAGTTGCAGGAGGTCGCCGACGCGGTGCGCCGCTCAGCCGAGACGATGCGGGAGCAGCATATGGGCGGGTGA
- a CDS encoding ProQ/FINO family protein — protein sequence MDKPWKISRGPIAATELDVEKANAINSLLVRPVGVLPTKPGDPVLPFAVGLFNELRPLLKPDAGVTTLRRATAAYVHCRRYYFASAQPDSMRHNIDGEPVEPLSEEDRLVGQKRFLSLKQSAAKAEEPEPAPVVVPPPVISKNEQIRAALLGKRNAAQ from the coding sequence ATGGACAAACCCTGGAAAATCAGCCGTGGGCCGATTGCGGCGACGGAGCTCGACGTGGAGAAGGCAAACGCGATCAACTCGCTGTTGGTCCGGCCGGTCGGCGTGCTTCCGACAAAGCCTGGCGATCCCGTCCTTCCCTTCGCCGTCGGCCTCTTCAACGAGCTGCGCCCGCTCCTGAAGCCCGATGCCGGCGTGACGACGCTTCGGCGCGCGACCGCTGCCTATGTCCATTGCCGACGCTATTATTTCGCCAGCGCCCAGCCCGATTCCATGCGCCATAACATCGACGGCGAACCGGTCGAGCCGCTGTCGGAGGAAGACCGATTGGTCGGGCAGAAGCGGTTCCTGAGCCTCAAGCAGAGCGCCGCGAAGGCCGAGGAGCCTGAGCCAGCGCCTGTGGTGGTTCCTCCTCCTGTCATCAGCAAGAACGAGCAGATCCGCGCCGCCCTTCTCGGCAAAAGGAACGCCGCCCAATAG
- the repC gene encoding plasmid replication protein RepC, producing the protein MESDYVTTPFGRRPMTLAMLLKQRRGEAIAAETTRSKWKLFRSVCEARAGLDVSDRALTVLDALLSFYPEDELSSEKGLVVFPSNAQLSLRARGMAAATLRRHLAVLIEAGLISRKDSPNGKRYARRGRGGGIDEAYGFSLAPLLARAGEIEVMAARIAADRQMLRAMKERLTIYRRDIAKLISAAVEEAVAGDCERVSSMFHSILDRIPRAATIETLTPVLEDLETLRTDIVNLLELHAKMQMASTSESRIERHIQNSHTESLSESEPRLETGAGQAGRDPQPGTKPHDDGPKAQTRGREGSRLAVWPRVCELKSFPLATVLQACPDIMDYGPGGKVDSWRDLMTAAIVVRSMLAVSPSAYEAASRVMGPESAATVMACILQRGECINSAGGYLRDLTRRAERSEFALGPMLIALLRAKSPAVSRAGT; encoded by the coding sequence ATGGAGAGTGACTATGTGACGACGCCCTTCGGGCGGCGGCCGATGACGCTCGCCATGCTGCTGAAACAGCGGCGAGGCGAAGCGATCGCGGCCGAGACGACGCGCAGCAAATGGAAACTGTTCCGCTCCGTCTGCGAGGCGCGGGCAGGGCTCGACGTCTCCGACAGAGCGCTGACGGTGCTCGATGCGCTGCTGAGTTTTTATCCTGAGGACGAACTGTCCAGCGAAAAAGGACTGGTGGTCTTCCCCTCGAACGCGCAGCTTTCGCTCAGAGCCCGCGGCATGGCCGCCGCCACTTTGCGCCGGCATCTCGCCGTACTCATCGAGGCCGGCCTGATCTCCCGCAAGGACAGCCCGAACGGCAAACGTTATGCCCGCCGCGGCCGGGGGGGCGGAATCGACGAGGCCTATGGCTTCAGCCTCGCCCCGCTCCTCGCCCGGGCCGGCGAGATCGAGGTGATGGCGGCACGGATCGCCGCTGACCGGCAGATGCTGCGCGCCATGAAGGAGCGGCTGACGATCTACCGGCGCGACATCGCCAAGCTGATTTCCGCAGCCGTCGAGGAAGCGGTTGCGGGAGATTGCGAGCGCGTGTCCTCAATGTTCCATTCTATCCTGGATCGGATTCCGCGAGCCGCGACGATCGAAACCCTCACGCCCGTCCTCGAAGACCTCGAGACACTCCGCACAGATATCGTCAACCTGTTGGAGCTGCACGCGAAAATGCAGATGGCGAGCACCAGTGAATCCCGGATTGAGCGCCACATACAGAATTCTCACACCGAATCCCTTTCTGAATCTGAACCGCGCTTGGAAACGGGGGCGGGGCAGGCCGGCCGGGATCCGCAACCGGGGACGAAGCCGCACGATGACGGGCCGAAAGCGCAAACACGCGGCCGGGAGGGATCGCGCCTCGCCGTTTGGCCGAGAGTATGCGAACTGAAATCCTTCCCGCTCGCCACTGTTCTCCAGGCTTGCCCCGACATCATGGACTACGGCCCTGGCGGCAAGGTCGACAGCTGGCGGGATCTGATGACAGCGGCCATCGTCGTGCGCTCGATGCTCGCCGTCAGTCCGTCGGCCTATGAGGCGGCGTCACGCGTGATGGGGCCGGAAAGCGCCGCCACCGTCATGGCTTGCATCCTGCAAAGGGGAGAGTGCATCAACTCCGCCGGAGGCTATCTCAGGGACCTGACGCGGCGCGCCGAACGCAGTGAATTTGCACTCGGCCCGATGCTGATCGCCCTGCTGCGTGCAAAAAGCCCGGCTGTCAGCCGGGCCGGGACCTAA
- the katG gene encoding catalase/peroxidase HPI, which produces MDNPTDSTGKCPVAHGNTPRGRANRDWWPNQLNVQILHHNSGRADPMGKEFDYAEEFKKLDLDALKQDLHALMTDSQDWWPADFGHYGGLFIRMAWHSAGTYRITDGRGGAGQGQQRFAPLNSWPDNANLDKARRLLWPIKQKYGNRISWADLLILTGNVALESMGFKTFGFAGGRADVWEPEELYWGPEGTWLGDERYSGERQLAEPLGAVQMGLIYVNPEGPNGNPDPVAAARDIRETFARMAMNDEETVALIAGGHTFGKTHGAGDPSFIGAEPEGGAIEDQGLGWKSSFGTGVGKDAITAGLEVIWSQTPTRWSNYFFENLFAHEWELTKSPAGAHQWRAKNAEATIPDAYEPGKKHVPTMLTTDLSLRFDPIYEKISRRFLENPGEFADAFARAWFKLTHRDMGPKVRYLGPEVPAEDLIWQDVIPAVDHPLVDDKDIADLKAKVLATGLSVQELVSTAWASASTFRGSDKRGGANGARIRLAPQKDWEANQPAQLAKVLGVLEGIQKDFNAAQTGGKKISLADLIVLAGAAGVEKAAAAGGNTISVPFTPGRMDASDAQTDAHSFAALEPRIDGFRNYVNGKRLQFMKPEEALVDRAQLLTLTGPEMTVLVGGLRVLRAGNPEHGVFTSRPETLTNDFFVNLLDMATQWVPAGEDGIYEGRDRKTGAAKWTGTRVDLIFGSHSQLRAFAEVYGQADAKQKFVKDFVAAWNKVMNADRFDLV; this is translated from the coding sequence ATGGACAACCCCACTGACAGCACAGGCAAATGCCCTGTGGCCCATGGCAATACGCCCCGCGGCCGCGCCAACCGTGACTGGTGGCCGAACCAGCTGAACGTGCAGATTCTTCATCACAATTCCGGCCGCGCCGACCCTATGGGCAAGGAGTTCGACTATGCCGAGGAGTTCAAGAAGCTCGATCTCGACGCGCTGAAGCAGGATCTTCACGCGCTGATGACGGATTCGCAGGACTGGTGGCCGGCCGACTTCGGCCATTATGGCGGCCTCTTCATCCGCATGGCCTGGCACAGCGCCGGCACCTACCGCATCACCGACGGCCGCGGCGGCGCCGGCCAGGGCCAGCAGCGTTTCGCACCGCTGAATTCCTGGCCTGACAATGCCAACCTCGACAAGGCTCGCCGCCTGCTGTGGCCGATCAAGCAGAAATACGGCAACCGCATTTCCTGGGCCGACCTCCTGATCCTGACCGGCAACGTCGCGCTCGAATCGATGGGCTTCAAGACCTTCGGCTTCGCCGGCGGCCGCGCCGACGTCTGGGAGCCGGAGGAGCTCTACTGGGGTCCGGAAGGCACCTGGCTTGGCGACGAGCGCTACAGCGGCGAACGCCAGCTGGCAGAACCGCTCGGTGCCGTGCAGATGGGCCTCATCTACGTCAACCCGGAAGGTCCGAACGGCAATCCCGATCCGGTCGCGGCGGCCCGGGACATCCGTGAAACCTTCGCCCGTATGGCAATGAACGACGAAGAAACCGTGGCGTTGATCGCAGGCGGCCACACCTTCGGCAAGACCCATGGCGCGGGCGACCCGTCCTTCATCGGCGCCGAGCCGGAAGGCGGCGCGATCGAGGACCAGGGCCTCGGCTGGAAGAGCTCGTTCGGCACCGGCGTCGGCAAAGACGCGATCACCGCCGGCCTCGAAGTCATCTGGTCGCAGACGCCGACCAGGTGGAGCAACTATTTCTTCGAAAACCTTTTCGCCCACGAGTGGGAGCTGACGAAGAGCCCGGCCGGCGCCCATCAGTGGCGGGCCAAGAACGCCGAAGCCACCATTCCGGATGCTTATGAGCCGGGCAAGAAGCATGTTCCGACCATGCTGACCACCGATCTCTCGCTGCGTTTCGACCCGATCTATGAGAAGATCTCGCGCCGGTTCCTCGAAAATCCCGGTGAGTTCGCCGACGCTTTCGCCCGCGCCTGGTTCAAGCTGACCCACCGCGACATGGGGCCGAAGGTGCGCTACCTCGGCCCGGAGGTTCCGGCCGAAGACTTGATCTGGCAGGACGTGATCCCGGCCGTCGACCATCCCCTCGTCGACGACAAGGACATTGCCGACCTCAAGGCAAAGGTTCTCGCCACAGGCCTTTCCGTACAGGAACTGGTCTCGACCGCCTGGGCCTCGGCTTCGACCTTCCGCGGCTCCGACAAGCGCGGCGGCGCCAATGGCGCGCGCATCCGCCTTGCTCCGCAGAAGGACTGGGAAGCCAACCAGCCGGCCCAGCTCGCCAAGGTGCTCGGCGTTCTCGAAGGCATCCAGAAAGACTTCAACGCCGCCCAGACGGGCGGTAAGAAGATCTCGCTCGCCGACCTGATCGTGCTCGCCGGTGCGGCCGGCGTCGAGAAGGCGGCAGCTGCCGGCGGCAACACCATCAGCGTGCCCTTCACGCCGGGCCGCATGGATGCGTCCGACGCTCAGACCGACGCACATTCCTTCGCCGCACTCGAGCCGCGCATCGACGGCTTCCGCAACTATGTGAACGGCAAGCGTCTGCAGTTCATGAAGCCGGAAGAAGCGCTTGTCGACCGCGCTCAGCTCTTGACGCTGACCGGGCCCGAGATGACGGTCCTCGTCGGCGGCCTGCGCGTGCTGAGGGCCGGCAACCCCGAGCACGGCGTCTTCACGTCGCGGCCCGAGACGCTGACGAACGACTTCTTCGTCAACCTGCTCGACATGGCGACGCAATGGGTTCCCGCCGGCGAGGACGGCATTTATGAAGGGCGCGACCGCAAGACGGGTGCCGCCAAGTGGACCGGCACCCGCGTCGACCTGATCTTCGGCTCGCACTCGCAGCTGCGCGCCTTCGCCGAAGTCTACGGCCAGGCCGACGCCAAGCAGAAGTTCGTCAAGGACTTCGTCGCCGCCTGGAACAAGGTCATGAACGCCGATCGCTTCGATCTCGTCTGA
- the panC gene encoding pantoate--beta-alanine ligase, which produces MRVFSNIEELRHTLDALKRQGRTVGLVPTMGYLHAGHLKLVTLARAENDLVVVSIFVNPLQFGPAEDLGKYPRDLERDGDMLKQAGVNFLFAPGVEDMYPRPMMTVVDVPDLGRELEGAVRPGHFAGVATVVTKLFNIVQPQTAYFGEKDYQQVVIIKRMVEDLAVPVRVISVPTVRDSDGLALSSRNVYLSPDERRAAVIVPQALDEAERLIAEGLTDAKELEAKLTAFIGREPLARVEVAAVRDAVTLAPVASLEDPIVVALFVRIGTTRLLDNRVVGDNSSPASGNSKMIRDNRVSGQPGKGVTK; this is translated from the coding sequence ATGCGGGTTTTCTCGAATATTGAAGAGCTGCGCCACACGCTCGATGCGCTGAAGCGGCAGGGGCGCACCGTCGGCCTCGTTCCGACCATGGGCTATCTCCACGCCGGACATCTCAAGCTCGTCACCCTCGCCCGGGCAGAGAACGACCTCGTCGTCGTCTCGATTTTCGTCAATCCGCTGCAGTTCGGCCCGGCCGAAGACCTCGGCAAATATCCGCGCGATCTCGAGCGCGATGGCGACATGCTCAAGCAGGCCGGTGTGAATTTCCTCTTCGCGCCGGGCGTCGAGGACATGTATCCCCGCCCGATGATGACGGTGGTCGACGTTCCCGATCTCGGCCGCGAACTCGAAGGCGCGGTCAGGCCCGGCCATTTTGCCGGAGTGGCCACCGTCGTCACCAAGCTTTTCAACATCGTCCAGCCGCAGACTGCCTATTTCGGCGAGAAGGACTACCAGCAGGTCGTCATCATCAAGCGCATGGTGGAAGATCTCGCCGTGCCGGTGCGGGTGATCTCGGTGCCGACGGTGCGCGACAGCGACGGCCTCGCTTTGTCCTCGCGCAATGTCTATCTCAGCCCCGATGAGCGGCGCGCGGCAGTGATCGTTCCGCAGGCGCTCGACGAGGCCGAGCGGCTCATCGCCGAAGGCCTGACGGATGCGAAAGAACTTGAGGCGAAACTCACCGCCTTCATCGGCCGCGAGCCTCTGGCAAGGGTCGAAGTCGCCGCCGTCAGGGATGCGGTAACGCTGGCACCGGTCGCTTCGCTCGAAGACCCCATCGTCGTGGCGCTCTTCGTGCGAATCGGCACGACGCGGCTTCTCGACAACAGAGTTGTCGGAGACAACAGCAGCCCGGCAAGCGGGAACAGCAAAATGATCCGGGACAACCGAGTGAGCGGCCAGCCGGGGAAGGGAGTGACGAAATGA
- the panB gene encoding 3-methyl-2-oxobutanoate hydroxymethyltransferase: MSATGSQKRLTPTRIAAMKGGKPIVCLTAYTTPMARLLDEHCDLLLVGDSLGMVLYGMETTIGVTLDMMIAHGKAVMRGVANACVVVDMPFGSYQESKEVAFRNAVRIMQETGCDAVKLEGGEEMAETIAFLTKRGIPVLGHIGLMPQLVHTAGGYRSVGHSEHETSKIRRDAHAIGGSGAFAVVVEGTVEPLAREMTTSIHIPTIGIGASSACDGQILVSDDILGLFNDFRPRFVKRYDELGKRVADAAASYAEEVRARKFPAAEHTFKRRS; this comes from the coding sequence ATGAGCGCCACCGGATCTCAGAAGCGCCTGACGCCGACGCGGATCGCAGCCATGAAGGGCGGTAAGCCGATCGTCTGCCTCACCGCCTATACGACGCCGATGGCGCGCCTTCTCGACGAGCATTGCGACCTGCTGCTGGTCGGAGACTCGCTCGGCATGGTGCTCTACGGCATGGAGACTACGATCGGCGTGACGCTCGACATGATGATCGCCCATGGCAAGGCGGTGATGCGGGGCGTCGCCAATGCCTGCGTCGTCGTCGACATGCCGTTCGGCAGCTATCAGGAATCCAAGGAGGTCGCCTTCCGCAATGCCGTGCGCATCATGCAGGAAACCGGCTGCGACGCCGTCAAGCTCGAAGGCGGCGAGGAGATGGCCGAAACAATCGCCTTCCTGACCAAGCGAGGCATTCCCGTGCTCGGCCACATCGGCCTGATGCCGCAGCTCGTTCACACTGCAGGCGGCTATCGCTCCGTTGGCCATTCCGAACACGAGACCTCCAAGATCCGCCGCGACGCGCATGCGATCGGCGGCTCCGGCGCGTTCGCCGTTGTTGTCGAAGGCACGGTGGAGCCGCTCGCCCGCGAGATGACGACCTCGATCCACATACCGACCATCGGCATCGGCGCCTCGTCCGCCTGCGATGGCCAGATCCTGGTCTCCGACGATATTCTCGGCCTCTTCAATGACTTCAGGCCGCGTTTCGTCAAGCGCTACGATGAACTCGGCAAGAGGGTCGCTGACGCCGCCGCCTCTTATGCCGAGGAGGTGCGCGCGCGCAAATTTCCGGCAGCCGAACATACGTTCAAGCGCCGCAGCTGA
- the repB gene encoding plasmid partitioning protein RepB produces the protein MARKNLLEGLADMPDENAGAPNYPMRGAGRSLVRSLDELAKQAEKFLEGEAVVDLDPDLVEASFVKDRLSEDDEDFQMLVEAIRARGQDTPILVRPHTRIDGRYQVVFGHRRLRAARALGRNVRAVVKAIDDRTHVIAQGQENSARADLTFIERALFARRLEELGYDREVISTALAANAASVSKMLSVMDRISPEVVQAIGAAPGVGRERWVELSLLAGKSANAANVAKVLQDDNFHQLPSDKRFEALHAALNKNARPVKKTVAARKMTWQPLDKAVQAEMKNDGKAFSLSMKARNAGRFGEFLSGRLDALYEQFLAEEGKQGD, from the coding sequence ATGGCACGGAAAAATCTGCTGGAAGGACTGGCCGATATGCCGGACGAAAACGCGGGCGCGCCTAACTATCCGATGCGCGGCGCAGGCCGGTCGCTCGTCCGCTCGCTGGATGAGCTGGCCAAGCAGGCGGAAAAATTCCTCGAAGGCGAGGCGGTGGTCGATCTTGACCCGGATCTCGTCGAAGCCTCCTTCGTCAAGGACCGGCTGTCCGAGGATGACGAGGACTTCCAAATGCTGGTCGAAGCGATCCGGGCGCGCGGGCAGGATACGCCGATCCTGGTACGTCCCCACACCAGGATCGACGGACGTTATCAGGTGGTCTTCGGCCACCGGCGGCTGCGCGCCGCCCGCGCGCTCGGCCGCAATGTCCGCGCCGTCGTCAAGGCGATCGACGACCGGACCCATGTGATCGCCCAGGGGCAGGAGAATTCCGCCCGCGCCGACCTCACCTTCATCGAGCGCGCGCTCTTTGCGAGGCGGCTTGAGGAACTCGGCTATGACAGGGAGGTTATCTCGACGGCGCTCGCCGCCAATGCGGCTTCAGTCTCGAAGATGCTGTCGGTCATGGATCGTATCTCGCCGGAGGTCGTCCAGGCGATCGGCGCCGCACCCGGCGTCGGCCGCGAGCGCTGGGTGGAGCTGTCGCTGCTCGCCGGCAAATCGGCCAATGCGGCAAATGTCGCCAAAGTCCTGCAAGACGACAACTTTCATCAGCTACCTTCCGACAAACGTTTCGAGGCACTCCATGCGGCGCTGAACAAAAACGCGCGGCCGGTGAAGAAAACCGTCGCCGCGAGGAAGATGACATGGCAGCCGCTTGATAAGGCGGTCCAGGCGGAAATGAAGAATGACGGTAAGGCGTTCTCGCTCTCGATGAAGGCGAGAAATGCCGGTCGCTTCGGAGAATTTCTCTCCGGCAGGCTGGATGCGCTCTATGAGCAATTCCTCGCCGAGGAGGGCAAACAAGGAGACTGA
- a CDS encoding methyl-accepting chemotaxis protein, with product MKLSIRMQILVPMVATIVVGFGSALLIGNQAITGQARVAAVVQEAVNAKLSSAHIEQQFRQATSVVDRVLSMTNFVPAAEVKAAFEESNGALSQSLDELGRVDLAMSLTEGVRSLREAHGAWEKDVKVSLGLQQADQVPTAEKLARSQQAIMEGITAVNGIVDRIATESVAEAGKALETKIETELALAGLAAIIGLGILIAIARHVSRPIQRITRSMQELASGETDNAIPYAGRGDEIGLMAGSVEVFRQNAIARIQLESQAEENRRLAEANRLADQEQAERSAAARLKTATSGLAAGLKRLAEGDLAFQLLDRFAPEFEPLRHDFNASVEQLGRTLLSVSKSVSIINTGTREINNGSSELSGRTERQAATLEETAAALDVVTAKVTEAFNIAEEARSVADNANRSAIASGKVVAQTVDAMSQIEESSKQINNIIGVIDQIAFQTNLLALNAGVEAARAGEAGKGFAVVAQEVRELAQRSAQAAREIKELIGRASAKVASGVELVNHTGAALGDIGRFIVDINQRMETLAASARDQATSLSEVNSAMSQLDQVTQQNAAMVEETTAASVTLASEAERLRELVTQFELGGADSGTRSYRDAA from the coding sequence ATGAAACTCTCCATACGCATGCAGATCCTCGTCCCCATGGTGGCGACGATCGTCGTCGGATTCGGCAGCGCCCTCCTGATCGGCAACCAGGCTATCACCGGCCAGGCTCGGGTTGCCGCTGTGGTGCAGGAGGCGGTGAACGCCAAGCTGAGCTCGGCCCATATCGAGCAGCAGTTCCGGCAGGCGACATCGGTGGTCGACCGGGTGCTTTCGATGACGAATTTCGTGCCGGCAGCCGAGGTCAAGGCAGCGTTCGAGGAAAGCAATGGCGCGCTTTCGCAGTCGCTCGATGAGCTTGGGCGCGTTGATCTCGCCATGTCGCTGACCGAGGGGGTGCGCTCGCTTCGCGAGGCGCACGGCGCCTGGGAAAAGGACGTCAAGGTGAGCCTCGGCCTGCAGCAGGCCGACCAAGTGCCGACGGCCGAGAAGCTGGCGCGCTCGCAGCAGGCGATCATGGAAGGCATCACCGCCGTCAACGGTATCGTCGACAGGATCGCGACCGAAAGCGTCGCCGAGGCCGGCAAGGCCCTGGAAACGAAGATCGAAACTGAACTGGCGCTCGCGGGCCTTGCCGCCATCATCGGCCTCGGCATTCTCATTGCCATCGCCCGGCATGTGTCGCGTCCGATCCAGCGCATCACCCGATCCATGCAGGAACTTGCCTCCGGCGAGACTGACAATGCGATCCCCTATGCCGGGCGTGGCGACGAGATCGGCCTGATGGCGGGCTCCGTCGAAGTCTTCCGCCAGAACGCCATTGCGCGCATCCAACTGGAAAGCCAGGCGGAGGAAAACCGGCGTCTGGCCGAAGCAAACCGGCTGGCCGACCAGGAGCAGGCGGAGCGCAGCGCTGCAGCACGGCTGAAGACTGCGACCTCGGGCCTCGCCGCCGGCCTGAAACGGCTTGCGGAGGGCGATCTCGCCTTCCAGCTCTTGGATCGGTTCGCGCCTGAATTCGAGCCGCTGCGGCATGATTTCAACGCGTCGGTGGAGCAGCTCGGGCGCACCCTGCTTTCGGTTTCAAAAAGCGTGTCGATCATCAATACGGGTACCCGCGAGATCAACAACGGCTCCAGCGAGCTTTCCGGCCGCACCGAGCGGCAGGCGGCAACGCTCGAGGAGACCGCCGCTGCGCTCGACGTCGTCACGGCCAAGGTGACCGAAGCCTTCAATATCGCCGAAGAGGCGCGCAGCGTTGCCGACAACGCCAATCGCAGCGCGATCGCATCCGGCAAGGTGGTGGCCCAGACCGTCGACGCCATGAGTCAGATCGAGGAATCCTCCAAGCAGATCAACAATATCATCGGCGTCATCGACCAGATCGCCTTCCAGACCAATCTGCTGGCGCTCAACGCAGGGGTCGAAGCCGCACGCGCCGGCGAGGCCGGCAAGGGTTTTGCCGTCGTCGCCCAGGAAGTGCGAGAGCTCGCCCAACGCTCGGCCCAGGCCGCCCGGGAGATCAAGGAGCTGATCGGGCGAGCATCCGCCAAGGTCGCGAGCGGCGTCGAACTGGTCAACCACACCGGCGCGGCACTTGGCGACATCGGCCGCTTCATCGTCGATATCAACCAGCGCATGGAAACGCTCGCCGCCTCGGCGCGCGACCAGGCGACCAGCCTCTCGGAAGTCAATTCGGCCATGAGTCAGCTCGACCAGGTAACCCAGCAGAACGCCGCCATGGTGGAGGAAACGACCGCCGCCAGCGTCACACTGGCCAGCGAAGCCGAACGGCTGCGCGAACTGGTCACTCAGTTCGAACTGGGTGGGGCAGACTCCGGCACGCGGAGCTATCGCGACGCAGCGTGA